Proteins encoded together in one Streptomyces sp. TLI_171 window:
- a CDS encoding DNA repair helicase XPB, with protein MNGPLIVQSDKTLLLEIDHPQAAECRRVIAPFAELERAPEHIHTYRVTPLGLWNARAAGHDAEQVVDALVKYSRYPVPHALLVDVADTMARYGRLQLQKHPTHGLVLSTTDRPVLEEVLRSKKIAPLVGARVDPDTVVVHPSERGQIKQVLLKLGWPAEDHAGYVDGEAHPIDLHEDGWQLRPYQRHAVDGFWHGGSGVVVLPCGAGKTLVGAAAMAEAKSTTLILVTNTVSARQWKHELIKRTSLTEDEIGEYSGTRKEIRPVTIATYQVMTTKRKGVYPHLELFDARNWGLVVYDEVHLLPAPVFKFTADLQARRRLGLTATLVREDGREGDVFSLIGPKRFDAPWKEIEAQGYIAPADCCEVRVTLSDSERLMYATAEPEEKYRFCSTTATKRRVVERLVEKHKGDQTLVIGQYIDQLDELGEALDAPVIKGETSNAQREKLFEAFRSKEIGVLVVSKVANFSIDLPEATVAIQVSGTFGSRQEEAQRLGRVLRPKADGHAAHFYSVVARDTVDQDFAAHRQRFLAEQGYAYRIVDADDL; from the coding sequence GTGAACGGACCGCTGATCGTGCAGAGTGACAAGACGCTGCTGCTGGAGATCGACCATCCGCAGGCGGCGGAGTGCCGGCGGGTGATCGCGCCGTTCGCGGAGCTGGAGCGCGCGCCGGAGCACATCCACACCTACCGGGTGACGCCGCTGGGGCTGTGGAACGCGCGGGCGGCGGGGCACGACGCCGAGCAGGTGGTGGACGCGCTGGTGAAGTACTCGCGCTACCCGGTGCCGCACGCGCTGCTGGTGGACGTGGCGGACACCATGGCGCGGTACGGGCGGCTGCAGTTGCAGAAGCACCCGACGCACGGGCTGGTGCTGAGCACCACGGACCGGCCGGTGCTGGAGGAGGTGCTGCGCTCGAAGAAGATCGCGCCGCTGGTGGGCGCCCGGGTGGACCCGGACACCGTGGTGGTGCACCCGTCGGAGCGCGGGCAGATCAAGCAGGTGCTGCTGAAGCTGGGCTGGCCGGCCGAGGACCACGCCGGGTACGTGGACGGCGAGGCGCACCCGATCGACCTGCACGAGGACGGCTGGCAGCTGCGCCCGTACCAGCGGCACGCGGTGGACGGGTTCTGGCACGGCGGCAGCGGCGTGGTGGTGCTGCCGTGCGGCGCGGGCAAGACGCTGGTGGGTGCGGCGGCGATGGCGGAGGCCAAGTCGACGACGCTGATCCTGGTGACGAACACCGTCTCGGCGCGGCAGTGGAAGCACGAGCTGATCAAGCGGACCTCGCTGACCGAGGACGAGATCGGCGAGTACTCGGGCACCCGCAAGGAGATCCGCCCGGTGACCATCGCCACCTACCAGGTGATGACCACCAAGCGGAAGGGCGTGTACCCGCACCTGGAGCTGTTCGACGCCCGCAACTGGGGCCTTGTGGTCTACGACGAGGTGCACCTGCTGCCCGCGCCGGTGTTCAAGTTCACCGCGGACCTGCAGGCCCGCCGCCGCCTGGGCCTGACCGCGACGCTGGTGCGCGAGGACGGCCGGGAGGGCGACGTGTTCTCGCTGATCGGGCCGAAGCGGTTCGACGCGCCGTGGAAGGAGATCGAGGCGCAGGGCTACATCGCGCCCGCGGACTGCTGCGAGGTGCGGGTGACGCTCTCCGACTCGGAGCGGCTGATGTACGCGACGGCGGAGCCGGAGGAGAAGTACCGGTTCTGTTCGACCACGGCGACCAAGCGGCGGGTGGTGGAGCGGCTGGTCGAGAAGCACAAGGGCGACCAGACCCTGGTCATCGGCCAGTACATCGACCAGCTGGACGAGTTGGGCGAGGCGCTGGACGCCCCGGTGATCAAGGGCGAGACCTCGAACGCGCAGCGGGAGAAGCTGTTCGAGGCGTTCCGCTCGAAGGAGATCGGCGTGCTGGTGGTCTCGAAGGTGGCGAACTTCTCGATCGACCTGCCGGAGGCGACGGTCGCGATCCAGGTGTCGGGCACCTTCGGCTCCCGCCAGGAGGAGGCGCAGCGGCTGGGCCGGGTGCTGCGTCCGAAGGCGGACGGGCACGCGGCGCACTTCTACTCGGTGGTCGCCCGGGACACCGTCGACCAGGACTTCGCGGCGCACCGCCAGCGCTTCCTGGCGGAGCAGGGCTACGCGTACCGGATCGTCGACGCCGACGACCTCTGA
- a CDS encoding AAA family ATPase has translation MHSPTPTDALAADADPLGRERSHLAASRAALTAMREDVEALDLRDVTGTWVSSLVLQKQIDERIKALADLAHTPLFFGRLDYLHAISEAESEGSGGERFYIGRRHVHDADGDPMVIDWRAPVSQPFYRASRKDPMDVAKRRRFGYTGGELTAYEDENLSDPEESETSSALLAAEIEKPRVGPMRDIVATIQPEQDEIVRADISGTVCVQGAPGTGKTAVGLHRVAYLLYAHRDRLARTGTLVVGPNRSFLHYIEQVLPALGELDVAQATVQELVGHVEVSGTDGTETARIKGDARMARVLRNAVRAGISLPTEPCVVVRGSRRWRVPAYELEEIVRELMGREIRYGAALEALPQRIAHAVLVKMEQGGEAPDDRVQDAVARNAAVKATVKACWPVVDPVKLVHRLLSDPAFLAAAADGVLTAEEQAAVLWAKAPRSVRTTPWSAADAVLIDETADLVHRTPSLGHVVVDEAQDLSPMQYRAVGRRCTTGSATVLGDLAQGTTPWATGSWQEALHHLGKDGAHVEELTQGFRVPGEVIAYASRLLPAIAPGLAPATSVRDAPGSLTIRQVSSGLDAAVLDACRAALRHEGSIGLIAADARIAALAGALAAAGLGHLDPGVETTAETRLTLVPASLAKGLEYDHVVLDEPAAIIAGEPDRRTGLRRLYVSLTRAVSGLTVLHTEPLPAELG, from the coding sequence GTGCACTCCCCCACTCCCACCGACGCCCTCGCCGCCGACGCCGATCCGCTGGGCCGCGAACGCTCCCACCTGGCCGCCTCCCGGGCCGCCCTGACGGCGATGCGCGAGGACGTCGAGGCACTCGACCTCCGCGACGTCACCGGCACCTGGGTGTCCTCGCTGGTGCTGCAGAAGCAGATCGACGAACGCATCAAGGCGCTCGCCGACCTCGCCCACACCCCGCTGTTCTTCGGCCGGCTCGACTACCTGCACGCGATCAGCGAGGCCGAGTCGGAGGGCAGCGGCGGCGAGCGCTTCTACATCGGCCGCCGGCACGTCCACGACGCGGACGGCGATCCGATGGTGATCGACTGGCGGGCGCCGGTCTCCCAGCCGTTCTACCGGGCCTCCCGCAAGGATCCGATGGACGTCGCCAAGCGCCGCCGGTTCGGTTACACCGGCGGCGAGTTGACGGCCTACGAGGACGAGAACCTGTCCGACCCGGAGGAGTCGGAGACGAGCTCCGCGCTGCTGGCCGCGGAGATCGAGAAGCCCCGCGTCGGCCCGATGCGGGACATCGTCGCCACCATCCAGCCCGAGCAGGACGAGATCGTCCGCGCCGACATCTCGGGCACCGTCTGCGTCCAGGGCGCCCCCGGCACCGGGAAGACCGCCGTGGGCCTGCACCGCGTCGCCTACCTGCTGTACGCGCACCGCGACCGGCTGGCCCGCACCGGCACCCTGGTGGTCGGCCCGAACCGCTCCTTCCTCCACTACATCGAGCAGGTCCTGCCCGCCCTCGGCGAGCTGGACGTCGCCCAGGCCACCGTGCAGGAACTGGTCGGCCACGTCGAGGTGAGCGGCACGGACGGCACCGAAACCGCCCGGATCAAGGGCGACGCCCGGATGGCCCGGGTGCTGCGCAACGCGGTGCGGGCCGGGATCAGCCTGCCCACGGAGCCCTGCGTGGTGGTCCGCGGCTCCCGCCGCTGGCGCGTCCCGGCGTACGAGCTCGAGGAGATCGTCCGCGAGCTGATGGGCCGTGAGATCCGCTACGGGGCCGCCCTGGAGGCCCTGCCGCAGCGGATCGCGCACGCCGTGCTGGTCAAGATGGAGCAGGGCGGCGAGGCCCCCGACGACCGGGTGCAGGACGCGGTCGCCCGCAACGCCGCCGTCAAGGCCACCGTGAAGGCCTGCTGGCCCGTCGTCGACCCGGTCAAGCTGGTGCACCGGCTGCTGAGCGACCCCGCGTTCCTGGCCGCCGCCGCGGACGGCGTCCTCACCGCCGAGGAGCAGGCCGCCGTGCTGTGGGCCAAGGCCCCGCGCTCGGTCCGCACCACGCCCTGGTCCGCCGCCGACGCCGTGCTGATCGACGAGACCGCGGACCTGGTGCACCGCACCCCCTCGCTCGGCCACGTGGTCGTCGACGAGGCCCAGGACCTGTCCCCCATGCAGTACCGCGCCGTCGGCCGCCGCTGCACCACCGGCTCCGCGACCGTCCTCGGCGACCTCGCCCAGGGCACCACCCCCTGGGCCACCGGCAGTTGGCAGGAGGCCCTGCACCACCTGGGCAAGGACGGCGCCCACGTCGAGGAGCTCACCCAGGGCTTCCGGGTGCCCGGCGAGGTCATCGCCTACGCCTCCCGGCTGCTCCCCGCGATCGCCCCCGGACTCGCCCCCGCGACCTCCGTCCGCGACGCGCCGGGCTCCCTGACGATCCGCCAGGTGTCCTCCGGGCTGGACGCGGCCGTGCTGGACGCGTGCCGTGCCGCGCTCCGCCACGAGGGCTCGATCGGGCTGATCGCGGCGGACGCGCGGATCGCGGCACTGGCCGGGGCGCTCGCCGCCGCGGGGCTGGGCCACCTCGACCCCGGTGTCGAGACCACCGCCGAGACCCGTCTCACCCTGGTCCCCGCCTCCCTCGCCAAGGGCCTCGAGTACGACCACGTCGTCCTCGACGAACCCGCCGCGATCATCGCCGGGGAACCGGACCGCCGCACCGGCCTGCGCCGCCTCTACGTCTCGCTGACCCGAGCCGTCTCCGGCCTCACCGTGCTCCACACCGAGCCGCTGCCGGCCGAGCTCGGCTGA
- a CDS encoding DUF2079 domain-containing protein yields MTTASALQTSAAPGAAARTSGVRLTTRRRTVLLTVLCFAVCLALGVQQWTSLQLGGFDLGIFDQGVRGYAHFGLPVSTLKSVHHEFPPGFSLLGDHFSPVLALLAPLYWVWDDPRMLLVGQAALFAAGVPLVRRIASRAFADAGPRARTRVRDVAALVYGLGWPLLISSRGGFHEVGFAVPLFLLLFERAGARRWVGAAVAALLLCATKEDLGLAVGAFGAVLLWRERGRADRWAKVLGWALLVGGPLSSAVEIGYLIPAMGGVPGYYWNYGQLGADGGEALRHVAGDPWLLVQSAFSSPLKPILLTWLVVTTAALPLRSATSFVALPLLAERIFSDNPNHWSIARHYDAFLWPILVTAAIEALGVLWASGRHRQVRRLGATAAVLSLAASAGLGLYHLALPYEWQPKPSTAALARAAKLIPDGASVEADNQIAPRLTNRTEVMLADGTPRGQEYVILRYENRAFPFQRDPEQAEYRALLLAHGYQELFDQDGVTLLRRTGTEPVPGTHLPGPGSTPYQEVIPPDVGHNFFLG; encoded by the coding sequence GTGACCACTGCTTCCGCTCTGCAGACCTCTGCCGCCCCCGGGGCGGCGGCCCGCACGTCCGGGGTCCGGCTGACCACTCGCCGCCGCACCGTCCTGCTGACCGTGCTGTGCTTCGCCGTCTGCCTGGCGCTGGGCGTGCAGCAGTGGACGTCGCTCCAGCTGGGCGGTTTCGACCTGGGCATCTTCGACCAGGGGGTGCGCGGCTACGCGCACTTCGGGTTGCCGGTGTCGACGCTGAAGAGCGTGCACCACGAGTTCCCGCCGGGGTTCTCGCTGCTGGGTGACCACTTCTCGCCGGTGCTGGCGCTGCTCGCCCCGCTGTACTGGGTGTGGGACGACCCGCGGATGCTGCTGGTCGGTCAGGCGGCGCTGTTCGCGGCGGGCGTCCCGCTGGTGCGCCGGATCGCGAGCCGGGCGTTCGCGGACGCCGGTCCGCGGGCGCGGACCCGGGTGCGGGACGTCGCGGCGCTGGTGTACGGCCTGGGCTGGCCGCTGCTGATCTCCTCGCGGGGCGGGTTCCACGAGGTGGGGTTCGCCGTTCCGCTGTTCCTGCTGCTGTTCGAGCGGGCGGGGGCGCGGCGCTGGGTCGGGGCGGCGGTCGCGGCGCTGCTGCTGTGCGCGACCAAGGAGGACCTCGGTCTGGCGGTGGGCGCGTTCGGCGCGGTGCTGCTGTGGCGCGAGCGCGGCCGCGCGGACCGGTGGGCGAAGGTGCTGGGCTGGGCGCTGCTGGTGGGCGGTCCGCTGTCCAGCGCCGTCGAGATCGGGTACCTGATCCCGGCGATGGGCGGCGTGCCGGGCTACTACTGGAACTACGGGCAGCTCGGCGCGGACGGCGGCGAGGCCCTGCGGCACGTCGCGGGCGATCCGTGGCTGCTGGTGCAGTCGGCGTTCTCAAGCCCGCTGAAGCCGATCCTGCTGACCTGGCTGGTCGTCACGACGGCCGCCCTGCCGCTGCGCTCGGCGACCTCGTTCGTCGCGCTGCCGCTGCTGGCCGAGCGGATCTTCTCGGACAACCCGAACCACTGGTCGATCGCCCGGCACTACGACGCGTTCCTGTGGCCGATCCTGGTCACCGCCGCGATCGAGGCGCTGGGCGTGCTCTGGGCGAGCGGCCGCCACCGGCAGGTCCGCCGGCTGGGCGCCACGGCCGCCGTGCTGTCGCTGGCGGCCTCGGCCGGGCTGGGCCTGTACCACCTGGCGCTGCCGTACGAGTGGCAGCCGAAGCCGTCGACGGCGGCGCTGGCCCGGGCGGCGAAGCTGATCCCGGACGGGGCGAGCGTGGAGGCCGACAACCAGATCGCGCCGCGGCTGACCAACCGGACCGAGGTGATGCTGGCCGACGGCACCCCGCGCGGCCAGGAGTACGTGATCCTCCGCTACGAGAACCGGGCCTTCCCGTTCCAGCGCGACCCGGAGCAGGCCGAGTACCGCGCCCTCCTGCTGGCCCACGGCTACCAGGAGCTCTTCGACCAGGACGGCGTCACCCTGCTGCGCCGCACCGGCACCGAGCCCGTCCCCGGCACCCACCTGCCCGGCCCGGGCTCGACCCCGTACCAGGAGGTCATACCTCCGGACGTCGGCCACAACTTCTTCCTGGGCTGA
- a CDS encoding copper homeostasis protein CutC, producing MFEVIALTPQDARAAESGGADRLELVTDMAADGLTPAVRDFAAIRAAVDLPLRVMLRIRDGFTPGDLDELLGRAATLRAEGAEEFVFGFLTADGAIDLAATRAVADAVPGCRWTFHRAIDHSADRSEVRAAVADLPGLDTFLTSGAASGVDAGQEVLHGELAKSGEPGYRQRILVGGGLRAEHVPDLRAAGFDAFHIGGAVRTGGWTGAVDPAKVEEWRTLIGG from the coding sequence ATGTTCGAAGTCATCGCGCTGACCCCCCAGGATGCCCGGGCCGCCGAGTCGGGCGGCGCCGACCGCCTCGAACTGGTCACCGACATGGCCGCCGACGGGCTCACCCCCGCGGTGCGGGACTTCGCGGCCATCCGCGCCGCCGTCGACCTCCCGCTGCGCGTCATGCTCCGCATCCGCGACGGCTTCACCCCCGGCGACCTCGACGAGCTGCTCGGCCGCGCCGCGACGCTGCGCGCCGAGGGCGCGGAGGAGTTCGTCTTCGGCTTCCTCACCGCCGACGGCGCGATCGACCTCGCCGCGACCCGCGCCGTCGCCGACGCCGTCCCCGGCTGCCGTTGGACATTCCACCGGGCCATCGACCACAGCGCCGACCGCTCCGAGGTCCGCGCCGCCGTCGCCGACCTCCCGGGCCTGGACACCTTCCTCACCTCCGGCGCCGCCTCCGGCGTCGACGCCGGCCAGGAGGTCCTGCACGGCGAGCTCGCCAAGTCCGGCGAACCCGGCTACCGCCAGCGGATCCTGGTCGGCGGCGGCCTGCGCGCCGAGCACGTCCCCGACCTCCGCGCCGCGGGCTTCGACGCCTTCCACATCGGCGGGGCCGTCCGCACCGGCGGCTGGACCGGCGCGGTCGACCCGGCCAAGGTCGAGGAGTGGCGCACGCTCATCGGCGGCTGA
- a CDS encoding helicase C-terminal domain-containing protein, which translates to MTAPQSAPRATRANAPRTLAEELRGRGDEAVSALLAARPDLLNPVPTDLTQLSARLSSRASVLRALERLDRFTLQVAEALAAAPEGATDTVVRNLLTGPARVKPHPAADPVDRAAVTAAFPAALARLREQALVWGPDSALRLVLAVREALAPSAVNPGRTGLGPTLAEATVGMSPARLQQLLAGAGLPPTPDPVTAVAALTALLGDRKRLGALLDQAPPAALGLLERLVWGPPTGTVPDAARQVVATDAHSPVEWLLARGLLLPSSPTSVVLPRELALHLRGGRTHRTVDAAPPAVAPVVDRDPVVVDRTAAGQAAAAVRTVEELLEAWGLTPPPTLRAGGLGVRDLKRAAQLLESSEPDAAFWLELAYTAGLLAPDGEADEVWAPTPGYDQWLQQDTAERWTLLARTWLTATRVGRLAGTPDGKGKARAALGPELDRTLAPSVRRAALTRLAELPPGTAATADALLPALRWHRPLRGGPTGPDGHDLRETLTGWTLHEAELLGVTGRGALAGPARALLDGADPAPVLAPLLPAPLDHVILQPDLTAIAPGPLLTPLAQALALCADIESKGGATVYRFTPDSVRRALDAGRTAADLQTFLAQHSRTPVPQPLAYLIDDVARRHGILRVGAASSYLRCDDPRLLGEVLADRRAAELRLRLLAPTVLAAQAGPETLLAVLRTMGYAPAAESAEGDVVITRPDSRRTPPRTAPTPVPDGPARPDRALLAAAVRAIRAGDRAATAVRKDPVAGPAGAAVPRTASADTLAALQTAVLLGERMWIGYINAEGLSSQRVIDPVKVEGGFVTAYDHLADEVRTFALHRITGVAEVDD; encoded by the coding sequence ATGACCGCACCGCAGAGCGCGCCGCGCGCCACCCGCGCAAACGCCCCCCGCACGCTGGCCGAGGAACTCCGCGGCCGGGGCGACGAGGCCGTCTCCGCGTTGCTCGCGGCCCGCCCGGACCTGCTGAACCCGGTACCGACCGACCTCACCCAGCTCTCCGCCCGGCTCTCCAGCCGGGCCTCGGTGCTGCGCGCCCTGGAACGGCTCGACCGGTTCACCCTGCAGGTCGCCGAGGCGCTGGCCGCCGCCCCCGAGGGCGCCACCGACACCGTCGTCCGCAATCTGCTCACCGGGCCCGCCCGGGTCAAGCCGCACCCCGCCGCCGACCCGGTCGACCGGGCCGCCGTCACCGCCGCCTTCCCCGCCGCGCTCGCCCGGCTGCGCGAACAGGCCCTGGTCTGGGGGCCCGACTCCGCGCTGCGCCTGGTCCTGGCCGTGCGCGAGGCGCTCGCCCCGAGCGCCGTCAACCCCGGCCGCACCGGGCTCGGCCCCACCCTCGCCGAGGCCACCGTCGGCATGTCGCCCGCCCGGCTCCAGCAACTGCTGGCCGGCGCCGGACTGCCGCCCACCCCCGACCCGGTCACCGCCGTCGCCGCGCTGACCGCGCTGCTCGGCGACCGCAAGCGGCTCGGCGCCCTGCTCGACCAGGCCCCGCCCGCCGCGCTCGGCCTGCTGGAACGCCTGGTCTGGGGCCCGCCGACCGGCACCGTCCCGGACGCCGCCCGCCAGGTCGTCGCCACGGACGCGCACAGCCCCGTCGAATGGCTGCTCGCCCGCGGCCTGCTGCTGCCCTCCAGCCCCACCTCGGTCGTCCTCCCCCGCGAGCTCGCCCTGCACCTGCGCGGCGGCCGCACCCACCGCACCGTCGACGCCGCGCCGCCCGCGGTCGCCCCCGTCGTCGACCGGGACCCCGTCGTGGTCGACCGCACCGCCGCCGGACAGGCCGCCGCCGCCGTCCGCACGGTGGAGGAACTGCTGGAAGCCTGGGGCCTCACCCCGCCGCCCACCCTGCGGGCCGGCGGCCTGGGCGTCCGCGACCTCAAGCGCGCCGCCCAGCTCCTGGAGAGCTCCGAGCCGGACGCCGCGTTCTGGCTCGAACTCGCCTACACCGCGGGCCTGCTCGCCCCCGACGGCGAGGCCGACGAAGTCTGGGCGCCCACCCCCGGGTACGACCAGTGGCTGCAGCAGGACACCGCCGAACGCTGGACCCTGCTGGCCCGCACCTGGCTCACCGCCACCCGGGTCGGCCGGCTCGCCGGCACCCCCGACGGCAAGGGCAAGGCCCGCGCCGCCCTCGGCCCCGAACTCGACCGCACCCTCGCCCCGTCCGTCCGCCGCGCCGCCCTCACCCGGCTCGCCGAACTCCCGCCCGGCACCGCCGCCACCGCCGACGCCCTGCTCCCCGCCCTGCGCTGGCACCGCCCGCTGCGCGGCGGCCCCACCGGCCCGGACGGCCACGACCTGCGCGAGACGCTGACCGGCTGGACCCTGCACGAGGCCGAACTGCTCGGCGTCACCGGCCGCGGCGCACTCGCCGGCCCCGCCCGCGCCCTGCTCGACGGCGCCGACCCGGCCCCCGTCCTGGCGCCGCTGCTGCCCGCACCCCTCGACCACGTCATCCTGCAGCCCGACCTCACCGCGATCGCCCCCGGCCCGCTGCTCACCCCGCTCGCCCAGGCCCTCGCCCTCTGCGCCGACATCGAGTCCAAGGGCGGCGCCACCGTCTACCGCTTCACGCCCGACTCCGTCCGCCGCGCCCTCGACGCCGGACGCACCGCCGCCGACCTGCAGACCTTCCTCGCCCAGCACTCCCGCACGCCGGTGCCGCAGCCGCTCGCCTACCTGATCGACGACGTCGCCCGCCGGCACGGCATCCTCCGGGTCGGCGCCGCCTCCTCCTACCTGCGCTGCGACGACCCCCGGCTGCTCGGCGAGGTCCTCGCCGACCGGCGCGCCGCGGAGCTCCGGCTCCGGCTGCTCGCCCCCACCGTGCTCGCCGCGCAGGCCGGACCCGAGACCCTGCTCGCCGTCCTGCGCACCATGGGCTACGCGCCCGCCGCGGAGTCCGCCGAGGGCGACGTGGTCATCACCCGCCCCGACAGCCGCCGCACCCCGCCGCGCACCGCCCCCACCCCCGTCCCGGACGGTCCGGCCCGCCCCGACCGGGCGCTGCTCGCCGCCGCCGTCCGCGCCATCCGCGCGGGCGACCGCGCCGCCACCGCCGTCCGCAAGGACCCGGTCGCCGGCCCCGCGGGCGCGGCCGTCCCCCGCACCGCCTCCGCCGACACCCTGGCGGCCCTGCAGACCGCCGTCCTGCTCGGCGAACGCATGTGGATCGGCTACATCAACGCGGAAGGCCTCTCCTCCCAGCGCGTCATCGACCCGGTCAAGGTCGAGGGCGGGTTCGTCACCGCCTACGACCACCTCGCCGACGAGGTCCGCACCTTCGCCCTCCACCGCATCACCGGCGTGGCCGAGGTCGACGACTAA